From the Gymnogyps californianus isolate 813 chromosome 24, ASM1813914v2, whole genome shotgun sequence genome, one window contains:
- the F2RL3 gene encoding proteinase-activated receptor 4 translates to METLGSGWLSHRLVLCCAFWGLCLASPDYDDYSQNSTNEQVTTPEITPCPRAIPGEKATINNVTYLLIHEATRSQLGSVVTVRLIPCLYTLVFLVGLPSNGLALWVLATRAEKLTSTVFLMNLAAADLLLTLVLPFKIFYYFLGNNWPFGEGLCRLTTAFFYGNMYCSVLLLTCISVDRYLAVVHPFFSRSFRTPAFAACTCTAIWLCAAVLTLPLTLQQQSYPLYEADVTLCHDVLPRHEDDGYYFYYFICLIACAFLAPLVVMLFSYCSVLRALLESGKRYSYSMKLTALVLFTLVAFYTPSNVLLLVHYSSYNSKLHGNLYISYMVSLAISTFNSCADPFVYYYVSEDFRDKVRRRFFSHRKQNTTSLKTSKETLPQKSSKDSLV, encoded by the exons ATGGAGACCCTCGGGAGTGGATGGCTGTCACACAGgcttgtgctgtgctgtgccttTTGGGGACTCTGCCTGGCCTCTCCAGACTACGATG ATTACTCTCAGAACAGCACCAACGAGCAGGTAACGACACCAGAGATCACACCGTGTCCCCGAGCCATCCCTGGGGAAAAGGCAACCATAAACAACGTCACGTACCTGTTGATACACGAGGCCACACGCTCTCAGCTGGGCAGCGTGGTCACAGTGCGGCTCATCCCCTGCCTCTACACCCTCGTCTTCCTGGTGGGACTGCCTTCAAACGGGCTGGCCCTGTGGGTCCTGGCCACCAGGGCTGAGAAGCTGACCTCCACTGTCTTTCTGATGAACTTGGCTGCAGCAGACCTGCTGCTCACATTGGTGCTGCCCTTCAAGATTTTCTACTATTTCCTGGGGAACAACTGGCCCTTTGGGGAAGGCCTGTGCCGGCTCACCACAGCTTTCTTCTATGGGAACATGTActgctcagtgctgctgctcacaTGCATCAGCGTCGACCGGTATCTGGCTGTGGTGCATCCTTTCTTTTCACGCTCTTTCCGCactcctgcctttgctgcctgcaCCTGCACTGCCATCTGGCTCTGTGCTGCCGTCCTCACCCTGCCCCTGACTCTGCAGCAGCAGTCGTATCCCCTGTATGAAGCAGATGTCACTCTCTGCCACGATGTTCTCCCCAGGCACGAGGATGACGGCTATTACTTCTACTACTTCATCTGCCTGATTGCCTGTGCTTTCCTCGCGCCGCTGGTGGTGATGCTGTTCAGCTACTGCTCAGTATTGCGAGCCCTCCTGGAGAGTGGGAAGCGGTACTCCTACTCTATGAAGCTCACAGCTCTCGTGCTGTTCACACTTGTGGCCTTCTACACACCCAGCAACGTTCTCCTCCTTGTTCATTACTCCAGCTATAACTCCAAGCTGCACGGCAACCTGTATATCAGCTACATGGTGAGCCTGGCCATCAGTACCTTTAACAGCTGTGCGGATCCCTTTGTCTATTACTATGTTTCTGAAGACTTCCGGGATAAGGTGAGAAGAAGATTCTTcagtcacagaaaacaaaacaccacatcCCTAAAAACCTCCAAGGAAACGCTCCCTCAAAAAAGTTCCAAAGATTCACTGGTGTAA
- the SIN3B gene encoding LOW QUALITY PROTEIN: paired amphipathic helix protein Sin3b (The sequence of the model RefSeq protein was modified relative to this genomic sequence to represent the inferred CDS: inserted 1 base in 1 codon), protein MAAGGGGGXGGSAPRWGGGSRAAAQEKLPVHVEDALSYLDQVKIRFGSDPATYNGFLEIMKEFKSQSIDTPGVIRRVSQLFHEHPDLIVGFNAFLPLGYRIEIPKNGKLSIQSPLNSQVPSEPVPSALPGSGLLLHYSQENSHNHSDCSEEFRQQLPYKEDKSQIPLESDSVEFNNAISYVNKIKTRFLDHPEIYRSFLEILHTYQKEQLNTKGRPFRGMSEEEVFTEVANLFRGQEDLLSEFGQFLPEAKRSLFTGNGPCEVNSVQKTEHEKNLEHSKKRSRPLLLRPVSGPAKKKMKLRGTKDLSVATVGKYGTLQEFSFFDKVRRVLKSQEVYENFLRCIALFNQELVSGSELLQLVTPFLGKFPELFAQFKSFLGVKELSFASPLSDRSGDGMSREIDYASCKRIGSSYRALPKTYQQPKCSGRTAICKEVLNDTWVSFPSWSEDSTFVSSKKTPYEEQLHRCEDERFELDVVLETNLATIRVLESVQKKLSRLTQEDQEKFRLDDCLGGTSEVIQRRAIYRIYGDKAPEIIESLKKNPVTAVPVVLKRLKAKEEEWREAQQGFNKIWREQYEKAYLKSLDHQAVNFKQNDTKALRSKSLLNEIESVYDEHQEQHSEGRSSSTNEPHLIFIYEDKQILEDAASLISYYVKRQPTIQKEDQATIRQIVHHFIPELFFSQPPEHSISEESTDEDRENHQGQNLDTPELRKKHVPGPPSSPLEAKATFCDVTAAEPHNTLDDVYSLFFVNNNWYFFLRLHQTLCSRLLKIYRQAQKQLLEYRTEKEREKLLCEGRKEKTNDPAMELRLKQPSEVELEEYYPAFLDMVRSLLDGNIDPTQYEDTLREMFTIHAYIGFTMDKLVQNIVRQLHHLVSDDICLKVVELYLNEKKRGAAGGNLSSRCVRAAKETSYQWKAERCMADENCFKVMFLQRKGQVIMTIELLDTEETQTEDPVEVQHLANYMEQYVGVEGAPNNQNDGFLLKPVFLQRNLKKFRKWQCKQVRALRSEVKSSWKRLIGVESACNVDCRFKLNTHKMMFIMNSEDYMYRRGALCRAKQVQPMVLLKHHQQFEEWHNRWLEENVTMEAVDVVQDWLMGDEDEEMVPCKTTCETVNVHGVPVNRYRVQYSRRPASP, encoded by the exons atggcggcggggggcggcggcg cggggggcAGCGCCCCGCGCTGGGGCGGCGGCAGCCGGGCCGCGGCGCAGGAGAAGCTGCCGGTGCAT GTGGAGGATGCGCTTTCCTACCTGGACCAGGTGAAGATCCGCTTTGGCAGCGACCCCGCCACCTACAATGGCTTCCTGGAGATCATGAAAGAGTTCAAGAGCCAGAG CATTGACACACCTGGAGTAATCCGACGTGTTTCCCAGCTTTTCCATGAGCATCCCGACCTCATTGTAGGATTCaatgctttccttcctctgggCTACAGGATAGAAATTCCAAAGAACGGGAAGTTAAGTATACAGTCACCTTTGAATAGTCAG GTGCCCTCAGAGCCTGTTCCCAGCGCTCTCCCTGGCAGCGGGCTGTTGTTGCATTACTCCCAGGAGAATTCGCACAATCACAGTGACTGTTCCGAGGAGTTTAGGCAACAGCTTCCATACAAAGAAGATAAATCCCAAATTCCTTTGGAGTCTGATTCTGTAGAGTTCAATAATGCTATCAGTTACGTGAATAAGATCAAAACACGTTTTCTTGACCATCCAGAAATTTACAGATCCTTTTTAGAAATTCTTCATACTTACCAG aaagaacagcTGAACACTAAAGGCCGACCCTTTCGGGGCATGTCAGAGGAAGAAGTGTTTACTGAAGTCGCAAATCTGTTCAGGGGACAGGAGGATCTGCTTTCTGAGTTTGGACAGTTCCTCCCGGAGGCTAAAAGGTCTTTG TTCACAGGAAATGGACCATGTGAAGTGAACAGTGTCCAGAAAACTGAGCATGAGAAGAATCTGGAACACAGCAAAAAGCGATCCAGACCACTGCTGTTGCGTCCTGTTTCTGGCCCAGCAAAG aagaaaatgaaactgcgAGGTACCAAAGATCTGTCAGTAGCGACAGTGGGAAAATACGGAACGCTGCAagagttttccttctttgacaAG GTGCGTAGGGTGCTAAAGAGTCAGGAAGTCTACGAAAATTTTCTCCGTTGCATTGCTCTCTTCAACCAGGAGTTGGTCTCTGGCTCTGAGTTGCTCCAGCTAGTTACACCATTTTTAGG gaaattcCCAGAACTCTTTGCACAGTTCAAGTCCTTCCTTGGTGTGAAAGAGCTTTCATTTGCTTCTCCACTGAGCGACCGATCTGGGGATGGAATGAGTCGGGAAATTGATTATGCTTCCTGCAAACGCATAGGATCAAGTTACCGGGCTCTCCCAAAAACCTATCAGCAGCCAAAGTGCAGTGGAAGAACAGCCATTTGCAAGGAG GTGTTAAATGATACCTGGGTTTCATTTCCATCCTGGTCTGAAGACTCCACTTTTGTCAGCTCCAAGAAGACTCCTTATGAGGAGCAGTTGCACCGCTGTGAAGATGAGCGGTTTGAG TTGGATGTTGTCTTGGAGACCAATTTAGCCACAATACGTGTGCTGGAGAGTGTGCAGAAAAAACTGTCTCGACTGACTCAAGAGGATCAGGAGAAATTTCGACTGGATGATTGCTTGGGAGGAACATCAGAAGTGATCCAGCGCAGGGCCATCTATCGCATCTATGGTGATAAAGCACCAGAGATCATTGAAAGTCTTAAGAAAAACCCAGTTACTGCAGTTCCTGTTGTTCTTAAGAG ATTGAAAGCAAAAGAGGAGGAATGGCGGGAGGCCCAGCAGGGCTTCAACAAAATTTGGCGGGAGCAGTATGAGAAAGCCTACCTGAAGTCCCTTGACCACCAGGCCGTCAACTTCAAACAAAATGACACCAAAGCCTTGCGCTCCAAGAGCTTGCTGAATGAAATTGAGAGTGTCTATGATGAG CATCAGGAGCAGCATTCAGAGGGGAGAAGTTCGTCCACAAACGAGCCTCATCTTATCTTTATCTATGAAGATAAGCAGATTTTGGAAGATGCAGCGTCTCTTATCAGCTATTATGTAAAAAGGCAGCCTACTATCCAAAAGGAGGATCAAGCAACCATCCGGCAGATAGTGCATCACTTCATACCTGAGCTGTTTTTCTCTCAGCCCCCTGAGCACAGTATTTCTGAAGAATCAACAGATGAGGACAGAGAAAACCATCAGGGGCAGAACCTGGATACTCCTGAGCTACGGAAAAAACATGTGCCTGGGCCTCCAAGCAGTCCTTTGGAGGCAAAAGCAACCTTCTGTGATGTTACAGCTGCTGAGCCCCACAACACTCTGGATGATGTTTACAGTCTATTCTTTGTCAATAATAATTGGTATTTCTTCCTCCGCCTTCACCAGACTCTTTGCTCAAGGCTCCTAAAGATTTATCGTCAAGCTCAGAAGCAGCTTCTAGAATATCggactgaaaaagagagagagaaactcctttgtgagggaagaaaagaaaaaaccaatgATCCAGCCATGGAACTAAGACTGAAGCAACCAA GTGAGGTGGAACTGGAGGAGTACTACCCCGCATTCCTGGATATGGTGAGGAGTCTGCTGGATGGGAATATTGACCCAACGCAGTACGAGGACACTCTGAGGGAGATGTTCACTATCCATGCCTATATTGGCTTTACTATGGACAAACTGGTGCAGAATATTGTCCGCCAG CTTCACCATCTAGTGAGCGATGACATCTGCTTGAAGGTTGTTGAGCTCTACTTGAACGAAAAGAAGCGAGGTGCTGCTGGAGGTAACTTATCCTCTAGGTGTGTCCGGGCAGCAAAGGAGACCAGCTATCAGTGGAAGGCTGAACGTTGCATGGCGGATGAGAACTGTTTCAAG GTAATGTTTCTTCAGCGGAAAGGACAGGTGATCATGACCATTGAGCTTCTGGATACGGAAGAAACCCAGACAGAAGATCCTGTGGAGGTCCAG CACCTGGCTAACTACATGGAGCAGTACGTTGGGGTAGAGGGAGCTCCGAACAACCAGAATGATGGCTTCTTACTGAAACCAGTCTTTCTGCAAAG AAACCTAAAAAAGTTTCGCAAGTGGCAATGTAAGCAAGTGAGAGCTCTGCGTAGCGAAGTGAAGAGCTCCTGGAAGAGGCTGATTGGGGTGGAAAGTGCCTGCAATGTGGACTGCCGGTTCAAGCTCAACACCCACAAAATGATGTTCATCATGAACTCGGAGGATTACATGTACAGGCGGGGAGCGCTCTGCCGAGCCAAGCAG GTACAGCCAATGGTGCTGCTAAAGCACCACCAGCAGTTTGAAGAGTGGCACAATAGGTGGCTAGAAGAGAACGTGACCATGGAGGCAGTTGATGTAGTTCAAGACTGGCTAATGGGAGACGAAGACGAGGAGATGGTGCCCTGTAAGACAACTTGTGAGACGGTGAATGTCCACGGGGTCCCAGTGAACAGATACAGAGTTCAGTACAGTCGCCGTCCAGCTTCACCGTGA
- the NWD1 gene encoding LOW QUALITY PROTEIN: NACHT domain- and WD repeat-containing protein 1 (The sequence of the model RefSeq protein was modified relative to this genomic sequence to represent the inferred CDS: inserted 2 bases in 1 codon), translating into MSPESHAVLAVQNVPASKLRTSTGCSFLPLSSTIDTTDIATERETLLEKAYPEAQAFCQKHGLMFEVIDLRWGISELVDPDHRNTHNSLRRKLKPGLLGDHCGHQTVPQLIAEEEFEALTLQLSGDSAQLLTQRYSRDENALPTCYVLQPADGQAWHCLERRLASAPRVAAQKAERSIEWEIEQGLLNTQESNLGAFILLREAEDSNRQTGQGTNSVPLEKEDNLDSEAKQLLSNLKAKIASHYPKHLKVHTLAYSEDPGNPQCKDNNKYLKQLCEQFTAVTNHQVLENLRYQGQISEEPGRLLQELGHHTALCLKNCRFFCGRQNLLDNIFHRIRRNNDKTHTTPILYGPPGCGKTAVMCQLSERVQAVLGQDSVVVICLLGTSQLSSAIHSLLKDICLRVCLAFDLPPPPTQTKQACSDLVLFLSKLLLTVSHRGTQTLVVFLDSVERFLPGDGAHRFHWLPTDCPPKVYIIISISTAEPDTLKAPQHTVPDAEAYFEVGPLSCEEGEEMLEMLLASDTREAYFCQSFPSGGQALLFKLAFHEARKWASYTSPSELLIASTAQDAMHRLCKRLEKSHGTVLVAHVLGYIASSRNGLSDMELKDILSLDDEVLSEIHHCHLPSSKTILHLPPLHWGRLCSDMGKCLAERKADGFTLLCFAEVSSLPKGVSIIYREVLARLLFLVPSYPEVTGKLYQQCLSWCSVCPYPVLIPLCGFLQPPGEPLHTMLTGFLIGVTVMALSSDYQLLVAGSQDGSMLVWNMEVFEMLHTLPGHSAEVRCVKVFGKGTCAVSAAMDHSLHIWNLISGRARFIIQDMHIEEHWMAWEHRAPYLGEWNLIYNHQQKTLAPVPNTGCATVSHGGNYVYFTQPEDTHKVIIWNTAEGEVCDTLDTSTRVRCLEIAEQNHLLFTGLISGTVLVFPLNARQDVACIPPPEPQKPVNDMAINKQEKQLAIAYDNLVLVLDIIPADPCPMIDRPTYTFKTQIPGSLISRVAVLTDYXVLYGMTSRNLLLYDCPRAQMFPLEGHRSQISCLESSHRVQQGLSGSEDSLQCLWDLEFCQQEHEMCYYKVLQ; encoded by the exons GGACTCCTGGGAGACCACTGTGGGCACCAGACTGTGCCTCAGCTCATTGCGGAGGAGGAATTTGAGGCCCTAACTCTGCAGCTGTCAGGGGACTCTGCCCAGCTCCTGACACAGCGGTACTCACGGGATGAGAACGCGCTGCCCACCTGCTATGTGCTGCAGCCGGCTGACGGGCAGGCCTGGCATTGCCTGGAGAGACGCCTGGCCTCAGCGCCGCGCGTGGCAGCCCAGAAGGCAGAGAGGT caaTTGAATGGGAGATTGAACAGGGTCTCCTCAATACCCAGGAGAGCAACCTGGGGGCTTTCATAttgctcagagaggctgaggATTCCAACAGACAAACTGGGCAAGGGACAAACAGTGTGCCATTAGAAAAAGAGGACAATCTGGACAGTGAAGCAAAACAGCTGCTCAGCAACCTTAAAGCAAAAATTGCAAGCCATTATCCCAAACACCTCAAAGTACACACACTGGCATACAGTGAAGACCCTGGGAACCCTCAGTGCAAGGACAATAATAAATACCTGAAACAACTTTGTGAGCAGTTCACTGCTGTCACTAATCACCAGGTTTTAGAGAATCTTCGATACCAAGGACAGATCAGCGAGGAGCCAGGGCGacttctgcaggagctgggccaccacacagctctgtgcctgaagaactgcagatttttctgtggGAGACAGAATTTATTGGATAACATTTTTCATCGTATTAGGCGGAACAATGATAAAACCCACACAACCCCTATTCTTTATGGGCCACcaggctgtggaaaaacagCTGTGATGTGCCAACTATCTGAGCGGGTGCAAGCTGTTTTAGGGCAAGACAGTGTAGTTGTGATTTGTTTGCTGGGGACATCCCAGCTCAGTTCTGCCATTCACAGCCTCCTGAAGGACATTTGTCTCCGAGTGTGTTTAGCATTTGATTTGCCACCACCTCCAACCCAGACCAAACAGGCTTGCAGTGATTTAGTCTTGTTCCTCAGTAAACTCCTCCTCACCGTCTCCCATCGTGGCACACAGACACTGGTGGTGTTCCTTGACTCTGTGGAAAGATTCCTTCCTGGTGATGGTGCTCACAGATTCCACTGGCTCCCTACAGATTGCCCTCCAAAGGTCTACAtcatcatttccatttccacaGCAGAGCCCGATACTCTGAAAGCTCCCCAACACACTGTGCCTGACGCTGAAGCGTACTTTGAAGTAGGACCCTTATCCTGTGAGGAAGGTGAGGAGATGCTAGAGATGCTCTTAGCATCAGACACACGAGAGGCCTATTTCTGTCAGAGCTTCCCTAGTGGTGGGCAAGCCCTGCTCTTCAAGCTGGCCTTCCATGAGGCCAGAAAATGGGCATCTTACACTTCACCTTCAGAACTACTGAttgccagcacagcccaggacGCCATGCACCGTCTGTGCAAGAGACTGGAAAAGTCACATGGCACAGTCCTTGTGGCTCATGTGCTTGGCTACATTGCTTCCTCACG AAATGGGCTGTCAGACATGGAGCTGAAGGACATTTTATCCCTTGACGATGAAGTTCTCTCAGAGATTCACCACTGCCACCTTCCTTCTAGTAAAACTATCTtgcaccttcctcctctccacTGGGGACGGCTATGCAGTGACATGGGAAAGTGCCTGGCAGAACGGAAGGCAGATGGCTTCACCCTTCTTTGCTTTGCAGAGGTTTCTTCTTTGCCAAAAG GAGTGAGTATAATATACAGAGAAGTGTTGGCCaggcttctttttttggtgCCTTCTTACCCGGAGGTAACTGGGAAGCTGTACCAGCAGTGTCTAAGCTGGTGCAGTGTCTGTCCCTATCCTGTTCTCATTCCACTGTGCGGATTTCTCCAGCCACCTGGTGAGCCCCTACACACAATGCTCACCGGATTCCTCATAG GCGTCACAGTGATGGCACTTAGTTCTGATTACCAGCTGCTGGTGGCAGGTTCCCAGGATGGCTCAATGCTTGTCTGGAATATGGAAGTTTTTGAGATGCTGCACACCCTTCCTGGGCACTCTG CTGAGGTGAGGTGTGTGAAAGTGTTTGGAAAAGGAACCTGTGCTGTTTCAGCTGCCATGGATCACAGTCTGCACATCTGGAATTTGATTTCTGGCAGAGCAAGGTTTATTATCCAGGATATGCATATCGAAGAACACTGGATGGCATGGGAGCACCG CGCACCGTATCTAGGAGAGTGGAACCTCATTTACAATCATCAGCAGAAAACCTTGGCGCCTGTCCCAAATACAGGCTGCGCTACAGTGTCCCATGGGGGGAACTATGTCTATTTTACCCAACCTGAAGACACACATAAAGTTATCATCTGGAACACCGCAGAAG GTGAAGTGTGTGACACACTGGACACCTCCACCCGAGTGAGATGCCTGGAAATAGCTGAGCAAAACCATCTCCTTTTCACAGGGCTTATATCTGGAACAGTTCTTGTCTTTCCACTGAACGCCAGGCAGGATGTAGCATGCATCCCACCTCCAGAGCCACAGAAACCAGTCAACGACATGGCAATCaacaagcaggaaaagcagcttgcCATAGCATACGATAATTTAGTCCTTGTTCTGGATATTATCCCTGCAGATCCGTGCCCAATGATCGACAGGCCCACCTACACCTTTAAAACTCAGATCCCTGGCTCTCTGATTTCCAGAGTGGCTGTCCTCACAGATTA GGTCCTCTATGGCATGACTAGCAGGAACTTACTCCTTTATGACTGCCCTCGGGCCCAAATGTTTCCTTTGGAAGGTCACAGAAGCCAGATCTCCTGTTTGGAAAGCAGCCACAGAGTGCAGCAGGGACTCAGTGGATCTGAAGATTCCCTGCAGTGTCTCTGGGACTTGGAGTTCTGTCAGCAGGAACACGAGATGTGCTATTATAAGGTACTACAGTAG